Sequence from the Bacteroidota bacterium genome:
AGCGTATGCCAAACTTATCTTTATTGATAAAGCAAATGGCGGGAAATCGGATAGTATTAATGCTGCGCTGAATATCACTACAAAAAAGTATTTTGTTGCTATAGATGTTGACTGTGTAATAGAAGATGACGCCCTGCTGAAAATGGTAAAACCTTTTCTGGAGGAACATGGTGCGGAAAAAGTTATCGCTACAGGTGGCGTTATCCGTGTGGCAAATTCCTGCAAGATTGAGAACGGAAGAATTTTAGAGGTGAATGTTCCCCGAAATCTTATTGCAAGGACGCAGGTTTTGGAATATACCCGTTCTTTTTTAATGGGACGTATGGCCTGGAGCCGGCTGAATGGCTTGCTGATTATTTCAGGTGCTTTCGGTATGTTTGATCGCGAAATTGCTGTAAAATGCGGTGGCTACAGCACACGTACCGTTGGTGAGGACATGGAGCTGGTTATCAGAATGCGGCGTTATATGCGCGATCTGAATCAGAAATTTCGTATTGTTTATATTCCTGATCCACTGTGCTGGACAGAAGTTCCGGAGAAAATAAAAGTGCTTGGCCGGCAGCGAAACCGTTGGACACGTGGAAACATAGGCACATTACTGATGCACCGCAAGCTGTTTTTTAATCCTAAATACGGCTTGATGGGCACGTTGAGTTATCCGTACTGGCTGTTTTTTGAATGGATGACACCCATCATTGAAACTGTCGGTATTTTCTACTTCCTTATGATTGCGCTGCTGAGCTCACCTAACTGGTTCTTCTTTATATTGCTGCTGGGTTTTGTGTACTTCTTCGCGGTATCATTTTCGGTTTGGTCTATTCTTTTCGAGGAATTTTCGTACCACCGTTATAACAAGAAATCGGACATGATGAAGATGATATTTGCAGCGGCTTTGGAGCCCCTGTATTATCATCCGCTAACGGTATATTTTTCGCTTCGTGGAAACTATCACTTCCTGATTGGAAAGGGCGGCTGGGGAAACATGGAGCGACGCGGATTCCACGCACCAGGATAAGTCAGGTGTCAGTGAACAGTTAGCTGTTATCAGTTATTTTTCGTTTCACCACCTTCATCAATTGCGGCTCATGCATTATCATCACATTTTACACTCATTATCCGTGAGCCGCCGATTTGTGTGTTGTCTCTGTTTCTACAAATATTATATCCCTGACCGGATAATTTCAGTAAAGCATTATCTGATAAAATCGGTCAGCTCTCTTCAGGGATGGTCAATCGTTAACTGCTAACTGTTCACTGCCAGCTAATCTCGATATTGTACCCTGTCTTTGTAGTAATCCTGCAGGATGCGGCTTACCATCGGAGTATAATATTTAGTGAAAAAATATTT
This genomic interval carries:
- a CDS encoding glycosyltransferase yields the protein MYRFLELFKYFFESGIFWYTVFVFVFNILLAILSARTMVTYMRKNSFVDYSVLLQSPLAPSVALIAPAFNEGMTIVDNIHSLMSIHYNNFDVIIVNDGSKDDTLEKVINEFDLEKVNYLYNEAIPTAPVRGIYKSKNKAYAKLIFIDKANGGKSDSINAALNITTKKYFVAIDVDCVIEDDALLKMVKPFLEEHGAEKVIATGGVIRVANSCKIENGRILEVNVPRNLIARTQVLEYTRSFLMGRMAWSRLNGLLIISGAFGMFDREIAVKCGGYSTRTVGEDMELVIRMRRYMRDLNQKFRIVYIPDPLCWTEVPEKIKVLGRQRNRWTRGNIGTLLMHRKLFFNPKYGLMGTLSYPYWLFFEWMTPIIETVGIFYFLMIALLSSPNWFFFILLLGFVYFFAVSFSVWSILFEEFSYHRYNKKSDMMKMIFAAALEPLYYHPLTVYFSLRGNYHFLIGKGGWGNMERRGFHAPG